DNA from Streptomyces sp. NBC_01476:
AGAGCGGGCCGTCCAGGGCGTAGAGGCTGCCTCCGAGTCCGTAGCGGACCTGCGCAGCCGCGAACCGGGCGTTGTCCGGCTCCAGGTGGGAGAAGGCGGGCCATTCGGGGCGGCGCCAGTACACCGCTCGGACGCGGGTCAGGTCGGCGGTCCTCGACGGGGTACGCACCTGCCCGACCACCGGGGCCGGGCAGGTGCCGAACCGAGCCGAGACCGTCAGGCCGGCGCCGATGTCCGCGGGGTTGAACCTGACCACCGGCACGCTCCGCCGGTTGAGCTCGGTGATCACCATGTCGGCGGTCAGGTCGTCCGCCTCGGTTGCCACCAGGACCGGCTTCTCCTGGGTCATGGCGTCAGTCCTGCTCGGAGTCCTGGTCGTGGCCCTGGTCGTTCTTGGAGTCCGAGTTCGTGGTGGTCGAGGTCTCGGTGCCCTTGCTGGTGCCGTGCGCGCCCATCTCGACCACCAGGCCGGCACTGTCCCGGAACACGCCGAGCTGCGTGTCAGGGTCGATGCTGACCGTGGCGTGCGGGCGCCGCATGGCGGTCGGGTAGGGCGCGAGGCGGCCGGCACCCCACGGGCGGCTGGTGGTGGGCTGCTCGACGATGGTGGTCACTGGGTCTCCTCGAAGCGGGGTGGAAGGTGAAGTGATGCGGATGGGCCCAGACCTCACCCACCGCTGTCGTCGGCGTGGGGCTCGGAGAGCGCGACCGGTTGATGCGGCTGGCGGTCGTGGACCGCGAGGGCCAGCCCGTCCTGGTCGATGGCGACACGCACGTCAAAGGTCGGTGAGGTGGTGGTGGCGTGGCGCGTCCGGCGGGTGCCTTGGCCAGGTGCAGGAACCCGTAGACGACGGGGCCGTTGATCAGGCGATGCTCGGTGAGCAGTGCCATGGGGCAGACCGTCCTTCACCGTAAGAGTCAGGATGCCCGGAAGCGGACGTCTTGAGCCTGCCGCTGACCGGCCGGTGCGGGAATGACCGCCTGTTGCACTTCCGGTGCACTTCCGCCGCACCGCGTGCGTCCGCAGTGCTTACCTGTGTGCGAAGGGAGGCAACGACGTGGCCACGGTGCACCGTTGGACTGGGCTTCAAGCTGCTGCTCTGCGAGCCGCCTTGCGGATGAGCGTGCGGGGTTTCGCCGAGCACCTGGGCGTCGCACCGCGCACAGTCGCCAAGTGGGAGAAGTATCGAGCAGCGACCGAGCCCTACCCGGACAACCAGGCCATCCTCGACACCGCGCTCGCCCGGGCTGACCCGGCCGTCCACATACGTTTCGACGTGCTGCTTTCCGAGGCCGGCCAGACCACGGGCCAAGCGCTGCGGGTCACGGCGGCAGGTCCGCGCCTGTGGGAGTACGAGACCTGGAGCGAGGATCTGGAGCGCTCCGCCGTGGCGCTCAACCGGCAGAACTTCGGCTTTGCCCAGAGCCTGCTCACTCGCTGGAGCGCCCGCCGGCCGGTCGGCGAACTCGACGACCG
Protein-coding regions in this window:
- the tgmA gene encoding putative ATP-grasp-modified RiPP, which translates into the protein MTTIVEQPTTSRPWGAGRLAPYPTAMRRPHATVSIDPDTQLGVFRDSAGLVVEMGAHGTSKGTETSTTTNSDSKNDQGHDQDSEQD